One Candidatus Roseilinea sp. genomic region harbors:
- the tmk gene encoding thymidylate kinase, whose protein sequence is MFISFEGLDGSGKTTQVQRLAVWLRTHHQRVLTLREPGGTKIGDAIRVILHDRSNSNMDPRAELLLYCASRAQLVAEQVRPYLRSGGIVLSDRFADSTLAYQGYGRGLDLDFLRGLLDFVTQGMKPDLTLYFDVDPERALERRMASGAEVNRMDVETIEFHHRVREGYHRLIAQEPERWRVIDASATTDQVAAQVQDIVKTRLNIAD, encoded by the coding sequence ATGTTCATCTCGTTTGAAGGCCTGGACGGCAGTGGCAAGACGACGCAGGTCCAACGTCTGGCAGTGTGGTTGCGCACGCATCATCAGCGTGTGCTCACGCTGCGCGAGCCCGGCGGCACCAAAATCGGCGACGCCATTCGCGTCATCCTGCACGACCGGAGCAACTCGAACATGGATCCCCGGGCCGAATTGCTGTTGTATTGCGCATCGCGCGCCCAGCTCGTCGCCGAACAGGTTCGGCCCTATCTACGCAGCGGCGGCATCGTGCTGAGCGACCGCTTCGCCGACAGCACACTGGCCTATCAGGGCTATGGCCGTGGCCTCGATCTGGACTTTCTGCGCGGCCTGCTCGATTTCGTGACGCAGGGCATGAAACCCGACCTGACGCTGTATTTCGACGTGGATCCGGAACGCGCGCTTGAGCGCAGGATGGCCAGCGGCGCCGAGGTCAATCGGATGGATGTTGAGACCATCGAATTCCATCACCGGGTGCGCGAGGGCTATCACCGACTGATCGCCCAGGAGCCGGAGCGTTGGCGGGTGATTGATGCGTCGGCGACGACCGACCAGGTGGCCGCCCAAGTCCAGGATATTGTTAAGACGCGGCTCAACATTGCTGATTAG
- the ybeY gene encoding endoribonuclease YbeY, with protein MTPRVDVRSTRSKPAHDADIHLYTRAAYRAPGQTALVRRAALAALAQGRHLPTPVALTIRLTDDAELRALNRQYRVTDAPTDVLSFGGEGYRDGQPSDTAHAPAYLGDIAISMERCAAQAKRYGHPIEDELALLVIHGVLHLLGYDHHTPARRRRMWQAQDRAFALLGRPNPLKPDQFHD; from the coding sequence ATGACGCCGCGCGTGGACGTTCGTTCGACGAGGTCCAAACCGGCGCACGATGCCGACATCCACCTGTACACACGCGCGGCATATCGCGCGCCCGGTCAAACAGCGCTTGTGCGACGCGCCGCACTTGCCGCGTTGGCCCAGGGTCGCCATCTCCCGACGCCCGTCGCGCTGACCATTCGCCTCACCGATGATGCCGAGCTGCGCGCCCTCAACCGGCAATACCGCGTCACCGACGCGCCCACCGACGTGCTCTCGTTTGGCGGCGAGGGCTATCGGGACGGCCAACCGAGCGACACGGCGCATGCGCCGGCCTATCTGGGCGATATTGCCATTTCGATGGAACGCTGTGCAGCGCAGGCCAAGCGCTATGGCCATCCGATCGAGGACGAACTGGCGTTGCTGGTGATCCACGGCGTGCTGCACCTGCTCGGCTACGACCATCACACACCGGCGCGCCGGCGACGGATGTGGCAGGCGCAAGACCGCGCCTTTGCCCTACTCGGCCGGCCCAATCCGCTCAAGCCCGATCAGTTTCACGACTAG
- a CDS encoding oxidative stress defense protein, protein MIRQWLPSLAAGVLSLAVLAGRPAYSNATLEQNNQPLRRTVTVVGVGRATATPNIAYVTLGVDIINPRLSAALAEANRKAAAIMAALEKAGVAKKDIQTAEFSVFPQQSYEPNGPGAITGYRVINAMRVTVRNLDKAGALLDVATNAGANTVYGLVFTIEDVKAIEEKARRDAMADAKAKATALAGEAGAKVRQVLTISEATLGGGPVPVFAAAQSAEGLGKGAPISPGAQDVVIQVQVTYEIE, encoded by the coding sequence ATGATAAGACAGTGGTTGCCCTCCCTGGCCGCCGGCGTGTTGAGCCTGGCTGTCCTGGCCGGACGGCCCGCCTACTCAAATGCAACGCTTGAGCAAAACAATCAACCTCTTCGACGCACCGTGACCGTGGTGGGCGTCGGTCGGGCGACAGCCACGCCGAACATCGCCTATGTGACGCTGGGCGTAGACATCATCAACCCTCGGCTGAGCGCTGCGCTCGCCGAAGCCAACCGCAAAGCGGCGGCGATCATGGCTGCGCTGGAGAAGGCCGGCGTTGCCAAGAAGGACATTCAAACGGCCGAATTCAGCGTCTTCCCGCAGCAATCGTATGAACCCAACGGCCCGGGCGCGATCACCGGCTATCGCGTGATCAACGCGATGCGGGTGACGGTGCGCAACCTGGACAAGGCGGGCGCATTGCTCGACGTGGCCACCAACGCCGGCGCAAATACGGTGTATGGATTGGTCTTCACGATCGAGGATGTCAAAGCCATAGAGGAAAAGGCGCGCAGAGATGCGATGGCCGACGCCAAGGCTAAAGCCACCGCCCTGGCCGGAGAGGCCGGTGCAAAGGTCAGGCAGGTGCTGACCATCTCGGAGGCCACATTGGGCGGCGGCCCGGTGCCGGTATTCGCTGCCGCTCAATCCGCCGAGGGGTTGGGCAAGGGCGCACCCATCTCACCCGGCGCGCAGGATGTCGTCATCCAAGTCCAGGTGACCTACGAGATCGAGTGA
- a CDS encoding single-stranded DNA-binding protein, translating to MQELRITDDLDTLLNVLPPSIAEAIRRIGRFNELIEVVMDLGRLPESRYVSAEANGDAGSSTAREETRVLRETEVTQEDLNYVLERIGEFDDDNRAGIARTLHRISGIRNRRGAVVGLTCRVGRAVYGTLKIIEDIIESGKSILLLGKPGVGKTTMLREAARVLAETKRVVIVDTSNEIGGDGDIPHPAVGRARRMQVSTPSMQHEVMIEAVENHNPQVIVIDEIGRQQEAEAARTIAERGVQLIGTAHGQTIENLMVNPTLNDLIGGIESVTLSDEEARRRGTQKTVLERRAPPTFDVLIEIRDRHRLLVHHDVSEAVDALLRNRMPVAELRYWDEEGRMHSERVRLSQEDGRVRETEMSDRRDRRPRRNGYGTYDAGEDLPVLRTDRTGESVIVRPGAPEEREDKAAPTERLETQPSEAKAMRLYAFGVSKHRLKQAARQLGVPAVFVDSLDDADVLITAKSYYRQRPRTIVEAEQDNVPIYVLRSNSVAQMESCLADLFGLTDGERIPYESAIEEAEEAIRRVLAGERVVDLSPQNAFVRRQQHQLARASNLVSHSYGKEPMRRVRIFRE from the coding sequence ATGCAAGAACTGCGAATCACTGACGACCTGGACACACTCTTGAATGTGCTGCCTCCCTCGATCGCGGAGGCGATCAGACGAATCGGACGCTTCAACGAACTCATCGAAGTCGTGATGGATTTGGGGCGGTTGCCCGAGTCACGCTACGTGAGCGCCGAAGCGAACGGCGACGCCGGCAGCTCCACCGCGCGAGAGGAGACGCGGGTGCTGCGCGAGACAGAGGTCACCCAGGAAGACCTGAACTACGTGCTCGAGCGCATCGGCGAATTCGATGACGACAACCGCGCCGGCATTGCCCGCACCCTCCATCGCATCTCGGGCATCCGCAATCGGCGTGGCGCGGTGGTGGGCCTGACGTGCCGGGTGGGTCGCGCCGTGTATGGCACGCTCAAGATCATCGAGGACATCATCGAAAGCGGCAAGAGCATTTTGCTGTTGGGCAAGCCCGGCGTCGGCAAGACGACGATGCTGCGCGAAGCGGCGCGGGTGTTGGCCGAAACCAAGCGCGTGGTGATCGTAGACACGTCGAACGAGATCGGCGGCGATGGCGACATCCCCCATCCGGCGGTCGGCCGCGCGCGCCGCATGCAAGTCTCCACGCCCAGCATGCAACACGAGGTGATGATTGAGGCCGTCGAAAATCACAACCCGCAGGTCATCGTGATAGATGAGATCGGCCGCCAACAAGAGGCCGAAGCGGCGCGCACGATCGCCGAGCGCGGCGTGCAACTGATCGGCACGGCTCACGGTCAGACCATCGAGAACCTGATGGTCAATCCCACGTTGAACGATTTGATCGGCGGCATCGAGAGCGTCACACTTTCGGATGAGGAGGCGCGCCGGCGCGGCACGCAGAAGACCGTCCTGGAGCGCCGCGCGCCGCCCACGTTCGACGTGCTGATCGAGATTCGTGACCGACATCGTCTGTTGGTGCACCACGACGTGAGCGAGGCGGTCGATGCGTTATTGCGTAACCGCATGCCGGTGGCCGAATTGCGTTACTGGGACGAGGAAGGCCGTATGCACAGCGAGCGCGTCCGCTTGTCGCAGGAGGACGGGCGCGTGCGCGAAACGGAGATGTCCGACCGCCGCGATCGGCGCCCCCGCCGCAACGGCTATGGCACCTACGACGCCGGTGAGGATCTGCCTGTGCTGCGCACCGACAGAACCGGCGAGTCGGTCATTGTTCGGCCCGGCGCGCCGGAGGAGCGCGAGGACAAAGCCGCGCCGACAGAAAGGCTCGAAACCCAGCCCAGCGAAGCCAAGGCGATGCGCCTATACGCTTTTGGCGTGTCGAAGCATCGCCTGAAGCAGGCGGCCCGACAGCTAGGCGTCCCGGCCGTGTTCGTGGATAGCCTAGACGATGCCGATGTGCTCATCACCGCCAAGTCATATTATCGCCAGCGTCCGCGCACGATCGTCGAGGCCGAGCAGGATAATGTGCCCATCTACGTGTTGCGTTCGAACTCGGTGGCGCAGATGGAAAGCTGTCTGGCCGACCTGTTCGGCCTGACCGACGGCGAGCGCATCCCGTATGAAAGCGCGATCGAGGAGGCTGAAGAGGCGATCCGGCGCGTGCTGGCCGGAGAGCGCGTTGTGGACCTCTCTCCGCAAAATGCGTTCGTGCGCCGGCAGCAGCATCAGCTCGCGCGCGCTTCTAACCTCGTCTCGCACTCTTATGGCAAAGAACCCATGCGTCGCGTGCGCATCTTTAGGGAATAA
- a CDS encoding peptidase M24: MTTQRLSRLKQAQQLANIDYVALVPGPNLVYFTGLNMHLSERPIVALFPADDTPPVLIAPFFEVGKATGGPVALDWQVYSYKDGTPYQDAFRQAAQVRGLRGKTIAIEPLQMRMLEWTLLSEAAPGIRQASATDLIAPLRMVKDADEVNAMRRAVELAEAALTQALEEIREGMTERQVANLMLRHLLAAGAQEMLFEPLVQSGPNGANPHGVSGDRPLRRGDMVVIDFGLKVDNYGSDITRTLAIGEPDAQMRDAYEVVKAANAAGRAAARPGATGEGVDRAARSVIEAAGYGAYFTHRTGHGLGLEGHEPPYIVAGDTTALQPGMTFTVEPGIYIPGKGGIRIEDDVLITEDGSRSLTSFTRDLICLPRP, translated from the coding sequence ATGACCACCCAACGACTGAGTAGATTGAAGCAGGCGCAGCAGTTGGCCAATATAGATTATGTTGCGCTTGTGCCTGGCCCCAACTTGGTTTACTTCACCGGCCTGAACATGCACTTGAGCGAGCGGCCGATCGTGGCGTTGTTCCCCGCCGACGACACGCCGCCCGTGCTCATTGCGCCTTTCTTCGAGGTTGGCAAGGCGACCGGTGGGCCTGTCGCGCTGGATTGGCAGGTATATAGCTACAAGGACGGCACACCCTACCAAGATGCCTTCCGCCAAGCAGCGCAAGTGCGCGGCCTGCGCGGCAAGACCATCGCCATCGAGCCGTTGCAGATGCGCATGTTGGAGTGGACGCTGCTTAGCGAGGCTGCGCCCGGCATCCGGCAGGCGTCGGCCACCGACCTGATTGCACCGCTGCGCATGGTGAAGGATGCCGATGAGGTCAACGCGATGCGTCGCGCGGTTGAGCTGGCCGAGGCGGCTTTGACGCAAGCGTTAGAGGAGATTCGCGAAGGCATGACCGAGCGCCAGGTGGCCAACCTGATGCTGCGCCACTTGCTGGCCGCCGGCGCGCAGGAGATGCTGTTCGAGCCGCTCGTGCAATCGGGGCCAAATGGGGCCAACCCACACGGCGTGTCCGGCGACCGGCCCTTGCGCCGGGGCGACATGGTGGTCATTGATTTTGGGCTGAAGGTAGACAACTACGGCAGCGACATCACGCGCACGCTTGCCATCGGCGAACCGGACGCGCAGATGCGCGATGCCTACGAGGTGGTGAAAGCCGCCAACGCCGCCGGGCGCGCCGCAGCCCGGCCAGGAGCGACAGGTGAGGGGGTGGACCGCGCCGCGCGCAGCGTGATCGAAGCAGCCGGCTACGGCGCATATTTCACCCATCGCACCGGCCACGGCTTGGGCCTGGAAGGGCACGAGCCGCCCTACATCGTCGCAGGCGATACAACCGCATTGCAACCGGGCATGACCTTCACGGTCGAGCCGGGCATCTACATCCCCGGCAAAGGGGGGATACGCATCGAGGACGACGTGCTCATCACCGAAGACGGCAGCCGGAGCCTGACCTCGTTCACCCGCGACCTGATCTGCCTCCCCCGTCCGTGA
- a CDS encoding HD family phosphohydrolase, protein MNPDATSGVRQQLQQTHRRKIAILSAIAVATFVGVTAAQLSRYAIGAGVIYNLGEVVAFDIRAPYRMVYVSDVETNRQRDLAEASVAPVFTPPDVQTSRRQMSLAYEALDYIQQIRSDPNLSLEERIRKLTSLDELVIRESTARSILALEDGQWSRISAQTLAVLDVVLRRPIHPGNLDETRALLPQLISFSLRAEEADIVNQLVSALIVPNTNYDSAATEAARRAARENVKPVERKYEANQIIIRSGQVIGPSEIEALEKFNLRRPTLSWMRVVSACVWSALTVTALGMGMLRARENALKRPIRQTALSAALFVTVLMLARWALPGHGVLPYLAPLAAVSIAITSWSGLLTGVISALLMGVLVGLGMDKQLEFAACIAAGGIAACLTLGRTERLSSFLRAGALAGIAQSLVVLAFNLPVAQPNDAPLLAVYLIASLGSGALSAGLALAILYVSGALFDVTTVVQLIELSRLSHPLLQQMVTRAPGTYHHTLIVTNLAENAAERIGADSLLTRVGAYFHDIGKLANPQFFIENQLEGVNPHEQLDPLTSSTILRNHVTDGLKLAAKHRLPSRVRAFIAEHHGTTKTDYQYARACEEHGHNVDAQPFRYPGPRPQSKETALLMLADGSEAAVRANRCASVEEMDDVLRRLFADRLADHQLDDSELTLREMEVVRQSFLETLRGMYHPRVKYPERMPRTTPPQSLPSYPNQELATP, encoded by the coding sequence ATGAACCCAGACGCGACTTCCGGCGTTCGTCAGCAACTTCAACAAACGCATCGGCGAAAGATCGCCATCCTGAGCGCGATTGCCGTTGCGACGTTCGTCGGCGTCACCGCGGCGCAGTTATCCCGCTATGCGATCGGCGCCGGCGTGATCTACAACCTCGGCGAAGTCGTCGCCTTTGACATCCGCGCGCCATACCGGATGGTTTACGTGAGCGATGTCGAGACCAACCGACAGCGCGATCTGGCCGAAGCCAGCGTTGCGCCAGTCTTCACCCCGCCCGACGTGCAAACCTCGCGCCGGCAGATGTCGCTGGCCTACGAAGCGCTCGATTACATCCAGCAAATCCGCAGCGATCCGAACCTGAGCCTTGAGGAGCGCATCCGCAAGTTGACCAGCCTGGATGAGCTGGTCATCCGCGAATCCACCGCGCGCAGCATTCTGGCGCTCGAGGATGGCCAATGGAGCCGCATCTCGGCGCAAACGCTGGCCGTGTTGGACGTCGTGCTGCGTCGCCCGATCCATCCGGGCAATCTGGATGAAACCCGAGCGCTCCTGCCTCAGCTCATCAGCTTCAGCCTCCGCGCAGAAGAAGCCGACATTGTCAATCAACTGGTGAGCGCCCTGATCGTGCCGAACACCAACTACGACTCGGCCGCTACCGAAGCCGCGCGTCGCGCAGCGCGCGAGAACGTCAAACCGGTCGAGCGCAAATACGAAGCCAATCAGATCATCATTCGCAGCGGCCAGGTGATTGGCCCAAGCGAGATCGAAGCGCTGGAAAAGTTCAACCTGCGTCGCCCCACGCTGTCGTGGATGCGCGTCGTCAGCGCGTGCGTCTGGAGCGCGCTGACGGTGACGGCGCTGGGCATGGGCATGTTGCGCGCCCGCGAGAACGCCTTGAAGCGCCCGATCCGGCAGACGGCGCTGAGCGCTGCGCTGTTCGTGACGGTGTTGATGCTGGCGCGCTGGGCGCTGCCCGGGCACGGCGTGCTGCCCTACTTAGCGCCTTTGGCCGCCGTCTCCATCGCGATCACGAGCTGGTCGGGCCTGTTGACCGGCGTCATCAGCGCCTTACTGATGGGCGTGCTGGTCGGCCTGGGGATGGATAAGCAACTGGAATTCGCCGCATGCATTGCGGCCGGCGGCATTGCGGCGTGCCTGACGCTCGGTCGCACCGAGCGGTTGAGCAGTTTCCTGCGCGCCGGCGCGCTGGCCGGCATCGCGCAGTCGTTGGTCGTGCTCGCCTTCAACCTGCCCGTTGCCCAACCCAACGACGCGCCGCTGCTCGCGGTTTACCTGATCGCCAGCCTGGGCAGCGGCGCATTATCCGCCGGGCTGGCATTGGCCATCCTCTACGTCAGCGGCGCCCTCTTCGACGTGACCACGGTGGTGCAACTCATCGAGCTTTCGCGCCTGTCGCATCCGCTGTTGCAGCAGATGGTGACACGAGCGCCGGGCACCTACCACCATACGTTGATAGTCACTAACCTGGCGGAAAACGCCGCCGAACGCATCGGCGCCGATTCGCTCCTCACACGGGTCGGGGCGTACTTTCACGACATCGGCAAGCTGGCCAACCCACAATTTTTCATCGAGAACCAGCTTGAGGGGGTCAACCCACACGAACAACTCGACCCGTTGACCAGCTCGACCATCCTGCGGAACCATGTCACGGACGGGCTGAAGCTGGCCGCTAAGCATCGCTTGCCGTCGCGCGTGCGGGCGTTCATCGCCGAACATCACGGCACCACAAAGACGGATTACCAATACGCGCGCGCCTGCGAGGAGCACGGCCACAACGTGGATGCCCAGCCCTTCCGTTACCCTGGGCCGCGTCCGCAGAGCAAAGAAACGGCGTTGCTGATGCTGGCCGACGGCAGCGAAGCCGCAGTGCGCGCTAACCGCTGCGCATCGGTAGAGGAGATGGACGACGTGCTGCGCCGACTGTTCGCCGACCGCCTCGCCGATCACCAGCTCGACGACAGCGAACTGACGCTGCGCGAGATGGAAGTGGTGCGGCAATCTTTCCTGGAGACGTTACGCGGCATGTATCACCCTCGCGTGAAGTATCCGGAGCGGATGCCACGGACCACCCCCCCTCAGTCGCTCCCCTCTTATCCCAACCAGGAACTGGCCACACCATGA